Proteins encoded in a region of the Zunongwangia endophytica genome:
- a CDS encoding NUDIX hydrolase, translated as MTPTLKDQYVQKDKMYVATDCIIFGFDAGKLKLLVFKRRVAPFLGTWSLIGSFVRMEEDVSNAAKRVLAEITGLDNVFMEQLKAYGVADRDPGYRCVSIAQYALIRIDEYDKELTEKHGAHWFDVEELPELVLDHNQMVIDAMARLKRKARYQPIGFELLPEKFTIPQLQSLYEAIYQKKLDDRNFRKKLMSLGLLIKLNEKDKSGSRRGAFLHKFDYTNYQKLAKSGYNFEIA; from the coding sequence ATGACCCCAACTTTAAAAGATCAATATGTTCAGAAAGATAAGATGTATGTGGCAACCGACTGTATTATTTTTGGTTTTGATGCCGGAAAGTTGAAATTACTTGTTTTTAAACGTAGGGTTGCTCCATTTTTAGGCACATGGTCTTTAATTGGAAGTTTTGTGAGAATGGAGGAGGATGTAAGCAACGCAGCAAAACGTGTGCTTGCCGAGATTACAGGTTTAGACAATGTTTTTATGGAACAGCTAAAAGCTTACGGAGTCGCAGATAGAGATCCAGGTTATAGATGCGTTTCTATTGCACAATATGCATTAATTAGAATCGATGAATACGATAAAGAATTAACCGAAAAGCATGGCGCGCATTGGTTTGATGTAGAAGAATTGCCCGAACTTGTTTTGGATCATAACCAAATGGTAATTGATGCCATGGCTCGATTAAAAAGAAAAGCCAGATATCAACCGATAGGATTTGAACTTCTTCCTGAAAAATTCACTATACCGCAATTACAATCCCTTTATGAAGCGATTTATCAGAAAAAGCTTGATGATCGGAATTTCAGAAAAAAATTGATGAGTCTTGGTTTGTTGATTAAGCTGAATGAAAAAGACAAAAGCGGATCCAGACGTGGGGCATTTTTGCATAAATTCGATTATACGAATTACCAAAAATTGGCGAAATCTGGTTATAATTTTGAAATAGCTTAA
- a CDS encoding SusF/SusE family outer membrane protein — protein sequence MKKLRLLFIAFIALLSFTACTEDDDFTFTAKPDPDGINFMNTPAETYTLSAANSNNLAERFVWNEVDFDVQTPVNYELQASTEENFSSYDVLGDITQTNLAVTVGQMLELAEEAGLDNDPETEALNTGNVYFKVRAYVGANAGNVVAQTSEILMVSVTLPEETGDVIELKRELYLVGDATAAGWNNNNNNTPLFRDAENDDLYYFEGRFAGGADVQGFKLLESLGNWQPQWGLNEGVATSSEDLDNDPQAFTVSNDAYYSFTINVADGTYSFDEVDASASATYESIGIIGDSTPAGWDADTDMTQSEFNPHIWYTKDFVFNDGEFKFRANDAWDVSWGIALAAISGETNLGGENITATPGTYSIWFNDLDGRFLLIPQVAE from the coding sequence ATGAAAAAGTTAAGACTATTATTCATCGCGTTTATCGCATTATTAAGCTTTACAGCTTGTACCGAAGATGATGACTTTACGTTTACTGCAAAGCCAGATCCCGACGGAATTAATTTTATGAATACTCCTGCGGAAACCTATACATTATCTGCTGCTAATAGCAATAATCTTGCGGAAAGATTTGTTTGGAACGAAGTTGATTTCGACGTTCAAACTCCTGTAAATTACGAACTCCAGGCGTCTACTGAGGAAAATTTTAGTAGTTACGATGTCTTGGGAGACATAACACAAACGAATCTGGCCGTTACTGTAGGACAAATGCTAGAATTAGCAGAGGAAGCTGGTTTAGATAATGATCCTGAAACCGAAGCTCTAAATACTGGCAATGTATATTTCAAAGTTAGAGCTTATGTTGGTGCCAATGCTGGCAACGTAGTAGCGCAAACTTCAGAAATTCTAATGGTATCGGTTACACTACCAGAAGAAACAGGAGATGTTATAGAGCTTAAAAGAGAACTCTATCTTGTTGGAGATGCCACAGCTGCCGGTTGGAACAATAATAACAACAATACACCATTATTTAGAGATGCTGAAAATGATGACCTTTATTATTTTGAAGGACGATTTGCAGGAGGCGCTGATGTTCAAGGTTTTAAACTGTTAGAAAGTTTAGGAAATTGGCAACCACAATGGGGTCTTAACGAAGGTGTCGCTACAAGTAGTGAGGACTTGGATAACGATCCTCAGGCTTTCACTGTAAGTAATGATGCTTATTATAGCTTTACCATTAATGTTGCTGATGGAACTTACTCTTTCGATGAAGTTGATGCTAGTGCATCTGCTACTTATGAAAGCATAGGGATCATTGGTGATTCAACTCCAGCAGGTTGGGATGCCGATACCGACATGACTCAATCTGAGTTTAATCCTCATATTTGGTATACCAAAGATTTCGTGTTTAACGATGGCGAATTTAAATTTAGAGCCAACGATGCATGGGATGTAAGTTGGGGTATCGCTTTAGCAGCAATTAGTGGAGAAACTAATTTAGGAGGTGAAAATATTACTGCAACTCCAGGAACCTATAGTATTTGGTTTAATGATCTAGATGGACGCTTCTTATTAATCCCACAGGTTGCAGAATAA
- a CDS encoding sterol desaturase family protein, translating into MKEEITLDSVVSSAPDLILYAAPLMIGLALLEFYYSWKTKREWYEKKDFLTSLSIGLVYVLQGLVTKSIMFGLVLWVYNIVPWSIPTNWFTSILCFVILDFCRYWAHRYGHEINFLWATHVTHHNSEKYNLSTSFRLSWTQQIKVIFFIPISFLGFNPIVFFICHQIAVLYQFWIHTELIDRMPKWFSFLFVTPSHHRVHHGRNEQYLDKNYGSTFIIWDRLLGTFEPEREKSIYGIIDQPKHFNPVKHVFHVWVDIFKNMRHASSVREAARIFVGPPSSLKKIPKQQRRD; encoded by the coding sequence ATGAAAGAGGAAATCACCTTAGATAGTGTTGTTTCCAGTGCCCCCGATTTAATTCTATATGCCGCCCCCCTTATGATTGGTTTGGCTCTTTTAGAATTTTATTACAGCTGGAAAACAAAACGAGAATGGTATGAGAAAAAAGACTTTCTTACATCATTAAGCATCGGCCTGGTTTATGTGCTCCAGGGACTTGTAACCAAATCTATAATGTTTGGATTGGTGTTATGGGTTTATAATATTGTACCATGGAGCATACCAACAAATTGGTTTACGAGCATTTTATGTTTCGTTATTTTAGACTTTTGTAGATATTGGGCGCATCGATATGGACATGAAATTAATTTTTTATGGGCCACTCACGTAACGCACCATAATTCTGAAAAGTATAACTTATCGACATCTTTTAGATTATCCTGGACCCAGCAGATTAAAGTGATATTCTTTATTCCAATCAGTTTTTTAGGATTTAACCCTATCGTCTTTTTTATCTGTCACCAAATTGCTGTGCTTTACCAGTTTTGGATACATACCGAATTAATTGACAGAATGCCTAAATGGTTTAGCTTTCTATTCGTAACGCCTTCCCATCACCGTGTGCACCACGGTCGTAACGAACAATATTTAGATAAAAATTATGGTTCTACATTTATAATTTGGGATCGTTTGTTAGGAACTTTTGAGCCTGAAAGAGAAAAGTCGATCTACGGAATTATAGATCAACCTAAGCATTTTAACCCTGTAAAACATGTATTTCATGTATGGGTGGATATCTTTAAGAATATGCGCCACGCAAGTAGCGTTAGGGAAGCTGCAAGAATATTTGTTGGACCGCCGAGTTCTTTAAAGAAAATTCCGAAGCAACAACGTAGAGATTAA
- a CDS encoding alpha-amylase, whose amino-acid sequence MKKITSTPLLYFLVLALIFSCSSDDDTVVDSDDDNGMEQPEPVSALNLSDYDNGSRVMMQAFYWDVEPRFEWWNTISGKIEGWANVGVNRIWIPPASKGQSGGYSMGYDPSDYFDFGNYEQHGTIPTRFGTREELEGMISVAHDNNIEVIADIVLNHNSGGGLEYNPYRERDTYTLFDETHGNASGMFNRDYEDFYPNSVSEYDPPSLFYQETNLDHHRERVQDWLWKDENSVAKYYKNVMGFDGWRFDYVLGFEDFVIQDWLEEVGGFSVSELWDGNPEIIRNHIDATGSGAFDFAAFYTMEQAFDRNDDLTELTNDQVWQTHPEKAVTFTANHDTEKDDNEDNIIASENKLKAYAFIMTHPGYPTIFYLDYENPEFQEQLNKLISIHNSLATGSVNIIYNDNDEYIMQRNGDGNNPGLILYINTSGNAKRRTITTSWNSTILMDYSENSSYYPMADENGEVTIEAPANGYAIWSVTE is encoded by the coding sequence ATGAAAAAAATCACAAGTACACCTCTACTCTATTTTCTGGTTTTGGCTCTTATATTTAGTTGTTCTTCAGATGATGATACGGTTGTAGATTCAGACGATGATAATGGTATGGAGCAACCCGAACCAGTTTCAGCATTAAACTTATCAGATTACGATAATGGATCTAGAGTAATGATGCAAGCTTTTTATTGGGATGTAGAACCAAGGTTTGAATGGTGGAATACCATTTCAGGAAAAATTGAGGGCTGGGCGAATGTAGGTGTTAATCGAATATGGATTCCGCCAGCAAGTAAAGGACAATCTGGTGGATATTCTATGGGTTACGATCCATCCGATTATTTTGATTTTGGAAATTACGAGCAGCATGGTACTATTCCTACACGATTTGGAACTCGTGAAGAGCTAGAAGGTATGATAAGCGTGGCTCACGATAATAATATTGAAGTAATCGCTGATATCGTTTTAAATCATAATTCTGGTGGTGGTTTGGAATACAATCCTTATCGTGAAAGAGATACATACACGCTTTTCGACGAAACTCATGGCAATGCTTCAGGAATGTTTAATAGAGATTACGAAGATTTTTATCCTAATAGCGTAAGCGAATACGATCCGCCAAGTTTATTTTACCAAGAAACAAACTTAGATCATCATAGAGAACGCGTTCAAGACTGGTTATGGAAAGATGAAAATTCTGTTGCCAAATACTATAAAAACGTGATGGGATTTGATGGATGGCGTTTCGATTATGTTCTTGGATTCGAAGATTTTGTAATTCAGGATTGGTTAGAAGAAGTTGGCGGATTTTCGGTAAGTGAACTTTGGGATGGTAATCCTGAAATTATCAGGAATCACATTGATGCTACCGGAAGCGGCGCATTCGATTTTGCTGCTTTTTACACTATGGAACAGGCATTCGATCGCAATGACGATCTTACAGAGCTTACTAATGATCAAGTCTGGCAAACACATCCTGAAAAAGCGGTTACTTTTACCGCAAACCATGATACCGAAAAAGATGATAATGAAGACAACATTATTGCTTCAGAAAATAAACTTAAAGCTTATGCTTTTATAATGACTCATCCCGGGTATCCTACAATTTTCTATTTAGATTATGAAAACCCGGAATTCCAAGAGCAGCTAAATAAATTGATAAGTATTCATAATAGTTTGGCTACTGGATCGGTAAATATTATATATAATGATAACGATGAATATATTATGCAAAGAAACGGCGATGGTAATAATCCAGGGCTTATTCTTTACATAAATACATCCGGAAATGCGAAAAGAAGAACAATTACTACAAGTTGGAATAGTACTATTTTGATGGACTATTCAGAAAATTCTTCCTATTATCCAATGGCAGATGAAAATGGAGAAGTGACTATTGAGGCACCTGCTAATGGCTATGCAATCTGGTCTGTAACTGAATAA
- a CDS encoding adenosylcobalamin-dependent ribonucleoside-diphosphate reductase, whose product MPVETTPKTAKTYTQDEAFKASLEYFKGDDLAARVWVNKYALKDSDGHIYELTPNDMHRRIAKEIARVEQRYPNSMSEDEVFDLIKDFKYIVPQGSPMAGIGNPHQIASLSNCFVIGNDGSSDSYGGIMKIDQEQVQLMKRRGGVGHDLSHIRPKSSPVKNSALTSTGIVPFMERYSNSTREVAQDGRRGALMLSVSINHPDSEDFIDAKMEQGKVTGANVSVRIDDEFMKAVKNQTAYTQKYPVFSEAPKFSKEIEAEKLWKKIVHNAWKSAEPGILFWDTVINESVPDCYADLGYKTVSTNPCGEIPLCPYDSCRLLAINLFSYVDDPFTKKAKFNYELFKKHISAAQRIMDDIIDLELEKIDAILDKIEADPESEEVKGVERNLWLNIKKKAQEGRRTGIGITAEGDMLAGLGIRYGSEEGVAFSTEIHKNIALAAYRASVDTAKERGAFTIFDSEREKENPFILRLKEADEKLYYDMLEHGRRNIALLTIAPTGTTSLMTQTTSGIEPVFLPVYKRRRKVNPNDKDSRVDFVDEVGDSWEEYVVFHHRFKEWMKINDHDIDRNYTNAELDELVKASPYYQATSNDVDWLSKVRMQGAVQKWVDHSISVTINLPNDVSEELVGKLYLEAWEAGCKGVTVYRDGSRSGVLISNEEKKEEKNDAEGIFPTKRPQVLEADVVRFQNNKDKWIAFIGLIDGRPYEIFTGFSDDEDGILIPRWVNEGLIIKNRNDDGSSRYDFQYKNKRGYKTTIEGLSHKFNPEFWNYAKLISSTLRHGMAIDNVVNLVNSLQLDTESINTWKNGVARALKRFIEDGTVAKKEKCSNCNSSNLIYQEGCLTCKDCGSSKCG is encoded by the coding sequence ATGCCTGTAGAAACAACTCCTAAGACTGCAAAAACATACACTCAGGATGAAGCTTTTAAAGCTTCATTAGAATATTTTAAAGGAGACGATCTTGCTGCTCGTGTTTGGGTAAATAAGTATGCACTAAAAGATTCTGATGGTCATATTTATGAGCTTACCCCTAATGATATGCATCGCAGAATTGCAAAAGAAATTGCAAGAGTAGAGCAACGCTATCCAAATTCGATGTCTGAAGATGAAGTTTTCGATCTTATAAAAGATTTTAAATATATCGTTCCACAAGGTAGCCCGATGGCCGGGATTGGAAATCCTCATCAAATTGCATCGCTATCAAACTGTTTTGTTATTGGCAATGATGGAAGCTCAGATTCTTATGGCGGAATCATGAAAATAGACCAGGAACAGGTGCAACTTATGAAACGTCGTGGCGGTGTGGGACACGATTTATCCCATATTCGACCAAAAAGTTCACCGGTAAAAAATTCAGCGTTAACATCAACAGGTATTGTTCCTTTTATGGAGCGCTATTCTAACTCTACAAGAGAAGTAGCGCAAGATGGTCGCCGTGGTGCTTTAATGCTTTCTGTATCGATTAATCATCCCGATTCAGAAGATTTTATCGATGCCAAAATGGAACAAGGTAAAGTTACCGGCGCAAATGTTTCTGTGAGAATTGATGACGAATTTATGAAAGCTGTAAAAAATCAAACAGCTTATACGCAAAAATATCCGGTTTTCAGTGAAGCGCCTAAATTCAGTAAAGAAATTGAAGCAGAAAAACTTTGGAAAAAAATTGTTCATAATGCCTGGAAATCGGCTGAACCGGGGATTTTATTCTGGGACACCGTAATTAACGAATCGGTACCCGATTGTTATGCCGATCTAGGTTATAAAACCGTTTCGACAAATCCTTGTGGTGAAATTCCGCTTTGTCCTTACGATTCTTGCCGCTTGTTAGCCATCAATTTATTTTCTTACGTTGATGATCCTTTTACAAAGAAGGCAAAATTCAACTATGAGCTTTTCAAAAAGCATATTAGCGCAGCTCAGCGTATAATGGACGATATTATTGATCTTGAATTAGAAAAAATCGACGCTATTCTTGATAAAATTGAAGCCGATCCTGAAAGCGAAGAGGTTAAGGGAGTAGAGCGAAATCTTTGGTTAAACATCAAGAAAAAAGCACAGGAAGGTCGTAGAACAGGAATTGGAATCACTGCTGAAGGTGATATGCTTGCCGGTTTAGGAATAAGATATGGAAGTGAAGAAGGCGTAGCTTTTTCAACCGAAATTCATAAAAATATCGCACTAGCTGCTTATCGTGCTTCCGTAGATACTGCAAAAGAAAGAGGTGCTTTTACTATTTTCGATTCTGAAAGAGAAAAAGAAAATCCATTTATCCTTCGATTAAAAGAAGCTGATGAAAAATTATATTACGACATGTTAGAGCATGGCCGTAGAAATATCGCATTACTAACTATTGCACCAACTGGTACTACTAGTTTAATGACGCAAACAACATCGGGAATAGAACCTGTTTTCTTGCCAGTTTACAAACGTCGTAGAAAAGTAAATCCTAATGATAAGGATTCTCGCGTTGATTTTGTAGATGAAGTTGGCGATAGCTGGGAAGAATATGTGGTCTTCCACCATCGTTTCAAAGAATGGATGAAGATAAATGACCACGATATAGATAGAAATTATACCAATGCCGAGTTAGACGAATTGGTAAAAGCTTCTCCCTACTACCAGGCTACCAGTAACGATGTAGATTGGTTAAGTAAAGTAAGAATGCAGGGAGCTGTACAAAAATGGGTAGACCATTCAATTAGTGTTACGATCAATTTACCAAATGATGTGAGCGAAGAGCTTGTAGGTAAACTTTATTTAGAAGCATGGGAAGCGGGATGTAAAGGAGTTACCGTCTATCGTGATGGCTCCCGCTCTGGAGTATTAATTTCGAATGAAGAGAAAAAGGAAGAAAAGAATGATGCTGAAGGCATATTCCCTACTAAACGCCCACAGGTTTTAGAAGCTGACGTGGTACGTTTTCAGAATAATAAAGACAAATGGATTGCCTTTATTGGTTTAATTGATGGTAGACCTTATGAAATTTTTACCGGATTTTCAGATGATGAAGATGGTATTCTTATTCCGCGTTGGGTTAATGAAGGATTGATCATTAAAAACCGAAATGATGATGGTTCTTCCCGTTACGACTTTCAGTATAAAAATAAAAGAGGTTATAAAACAACTATAGAAGGATTATCACATAAGTTTAATCCGGAATTCTGGAATTACGCGAAACTTATCTCAAGTACGCTTAGACATGGTATGGCGATCGACAATGTTGTAAATCTTGTGAATAGTCTGCAATTAGACACAGAATCTATTAATACCTGGAAAAACGGAGTCGCTAGAGCATTAAAGCGCTTTATCGAAGATGGTACCGTTGCGAAAAAAGAAAAATGTAGCAATTGTAATTCTTCGAATCTCATCTATCAGGAAGGCTGCCTAACCTGTAAAGATTGTGGTTCTTCCAAATGTGGATAA
- the galK gene encoding galactokinase: protein MSTSANAHNLPETFTDFKPVIKVASPGRINLIGEHTDYNNGFVMPTAIDKKIYLEFKENDTESTCRVYSATYNAYLEYDANNLSISENSWENYVLGVTNELKALGKSIKGFDCVIESDLSTGAGISSSAALECGFASGLNALFNLGLSKTEITKLSQKAEHNFVGNKCGIMDQYASVMSKKDHIILLDCESLHAEYIPADFKSCKLLLLNTNVSHNLADSEYNTRRQECETAVEVIQQKYPEVKSLRDVNLEMLSEFEDKLEGKQYQRSRYVIEENERVMNATTAIKSGELSEFGTLMYGSHDGLQHDYEVSCPELDFLVEFSRDKDYIYGSRMMGGGFGGCTINLIEADKIDEYVAEAAEAYYKKFNIKLDTIAVLPSEGTIVEKL from the coding sequence TTGAGTACTTCAGCAAACGCGCATAATTTACCAGAAACTTTTACCGATTTTAAGCCTGTAATTAAAGTTGCCTCACCAGGAAGAATAAATCTTATTGGCGAACATACAGATTATAATAATGGCTTTGTGATGCCCACAGCCATCGACAAAAAAATCTATTTAGAATTTAAAGAAAATGATACAGAAAGTACGTGTCGAGTTTACAGTGCTACTTATAACGCCTACTTAGAATATGATGCTAATAATCTTTCGATAAGTGAAAATTCCTGGGAGAATTATGTCCTTGGAGTGACTAACGAATTAAAGGCGCTTGGAAAATCTATTAAAGGTTTTGATTGCGTAATTGAAAGTGATCTTTCTACGGGCGCCGGAATAAGTTCTTCGGCAGCTTTAGAATGTGGGTTTGCGTCAGGACTAAATGCACTTTTCAATCTTGGATTAAGCAAAACTGAAATTACCAAATTATCCCAAAAAGCGGAACACAATTTTGTAGGTAATAAATGCGGAATTATGGATCAATATGCATCAGTAATGAGCAAAAAAGATCACATCATTCTTTTAGATTGTGAAAGTTTACATGCTGAATATATTCCGGCAGATTTCAAATCTTGCAAATTACTTTTACTGAATACCAATGTTTCTCACAATTTGGCCGACAGCGAATACAATACTCGCCGACAAGAATGTGAAACTGCGGTTGAAGTTATTCAGCAAAAATATCCTGAAGTAAAAAGTCTTCGTGATGTAAATTTAGAAATGCTTTCAGAATTCGAGGATAAATTAGAAGGAAAGCAATATCAACGCTCGCGTTACGTGATTGAAGAAAATGAGCGCGTGATGAATGCTACAACTGCTATAAAATCTGGCGAACTTAGCGAATTTGGAACGCTGATGTATGGTTCTCATGACGGGCTTCAGCACGATTACGAAGTGAGCTGCCCGGAACTTGATTTTCTAGTCGAATTTTCCAGAGATAAAGATTATATCTATGGTTCTCGAATGATGGGTGGCGGTTTTGGTGGCTGTACAATCAATTTAATTGAAGCCGATAAAATCGACGAATATGTTGCTGAAGCAGCAGAAGCTTACTACAAGAAATTCAATATAAAATTAGATACGATTGCTGTTTTACCGAGTGAAGGGACAATTGTAGAAAAACTTTAA
- a CDS encoding RagB/SusD family nutrient uptake outer membrane protein encodes MKMNYIKKLALVIPTLILVSCHDDLDQTPIDPDSFTENDVFTNAEEARGALAKLYASLALTGQEGPSGQPDISGIDEGTSQYSRMLFNLNELTTDNAVVGWGDPGLPNLHAMSWGAGNDFTTAMYYRLAQEVSFCNSFISNASALEDPVIDSYIAEARFLRAFAYYNLIDLYGNVPLVTVVSTELPAQNSREEIFNFVETELTEIQDILVESGAKEYGRVDRVAAWALLSKLYLNAEVWIGEDHNSDAITFANQVINSSYSINTVDANGNGSAYDELFLADNDRNGAQNEFIFALNFDGNNSRTYGGTSFLVHAAIGGDMDPSSFGVNGGWSGLRTTKALVNKFDYAVSASDEDGNPTEWADQRAMFFTEGQNLEINTIANTFSDGYAVTKFTNIDSEGNAGSDEGGDFVDTDLPLIRMAEIYLTYAEAVTRGGSGGNVQDAVGYINELRERAFGNSEGNISSSDLNTDFILDERARELYWEGQRRTDLIRYNDYTSGNYLWPFKGGSKSGTAVSDYRTLFPLPSNIILINPNLTQNTGY; translated from the coding sequence ATGAAAATGAATTATATAAAGAAATTAGCACTTGTCATTCCGACACTCATTTTAGTGTCTTGCCATGACGATTTGGATCAGACACCAATCGATCCAGATAGCTTTACAGAAAACGATGTTTTTACTAATGCCGAGGAAGCTAGAGGTGCTTTAGCTAAACTTTATGCAAGTTTAGCCTTAACCGGCCAAGAAGGTCCTTCAGGGCAACCCGATATATCGGGAATAGACGAGGGTACTTCTCAATATTCTAGAATGCTATTTAACTTAAACGAGCTTACGACAGATAATGCTGTGGTAGGTTGGGGTGATCCGGGACTTCCCAATTTGCATGCTATGAGCTGGGGAGCTGGTAATGATTTTACAACAGCGATGTATTATCGACTGGCTCAGGAAGTTTCATTTTGCAACTCATTTATTTCAAATGCATCAGCTTTAGAAGATCCTGTAATAGATTCTTATATCGCAGAAGCAAGATTTCTAAGAGCTTTTGCTTACTATAACCTTATTGATCTCTACGGAAACGTTCCTCTAGTAACCGTAGTTTCAACTGAGTTACCTGCGCAAAATTCTCGAGAAGAAATATTCAATTTTGTGGAAACTGAATTAACTGAAATTCAAGATATTTTAGTGGAAAGCGGTGCAAAAGAATATGGACGCGTAGATCGTGTTGCAGCTTGGGCTTTACTATCTAAATTATATTTGAATGCAGAAGTTTGGATTGGGGAAGATCATAATAGCGATGCTATTACTTTCGCTAATCAAGTTATAAACTCTTCTTACAGCATAAATACAGTAGATGCGAATGGAAACGGTTCAGCTTACGACGAACTTTTTCTTGCTGATAACGATAGAAATGGTGCTCAGAATGAATTTATTTTTGCACTTAATTTTGATGGAAATAATTCTAGAACTTATGGTGGTACAAGTTTTCTTGTTCATGCTGCCATCGGTGGAGACATGGATCCTTCTTCATTTGGAGTTAATGGTGGATGGTCTGGACTAAGAACTACCAAAGCCCTAGTGAATAAATTCGATTATGCAGTATCTGCTTCAGACGAAGATGGAAACCCTACAGAGTGGGCAGATCAAAGAGCGATGTTCTTTACTGAAGGACAAAATTTAGAAATCAATACTATTGCCAACACTTTTAGTGATGGATATGCAGTTACCAAGTTCACAAATATTGATTCTGAAGGTAATGCTGGTAGTGATGAAGGTGGTGACTTTGTGGACACCGATCTTCCTTTAATTAGAATGGCAGAAATCTATCTTACCTACGCGGAAGCGGTAACACGTGGTGGCTCTGGAGGTAACGTTCAGGATGCAGTAGGTTATATTAATGAACTGAGAGAAAGAGCTTTTGGTAATTCTGAAGGCAATATTTCTTCAAGCGATCTTAATACGGACTTTATTTTGGATGAAAGAGCACGCGAATTATACTGGGAAGGACAAAGAAGAACAGACCTTATTCGCTATAACGATTATACTTCTGGCAACTATTTATGGCCATTTAAAGGTGGTTCTAAATCAGGAACCGCTGTAAGTGACTACAGAACTTTATTTCCATTACCAAGTAATATCATTTTGATCAATCCTAATTTAACACAAAATACAGGCTATTAA
- a CDS encoding hydroxypyruvate isomerase family protein produces the protein MSKTNRRSAIKAMTLGAGALGLSPFSTLQAETKTIDLNPKRLKNNIKHSACRWCYQNIPLEEFAENAAKIGLTGIDLLRPEEWDTVEKYGLKCSMATDTFADIVNGFNETKNHQHLQESYKPLIEKAAKRGIKNVIVFSGNRRGMDDETGFKNCVTGLKPLLEYAEERNVNLVMELLNSKVNHPDYMCDHTEWGVKLAKRTEMPNFKLLYDIYHMQIMEGDVIATIKKHHKYINHYHTGGVPGRNEINDSQELYYPAIVKAIIETGFDGYLAQEFVPTYDDKLAALKEGIKICDV, from the coding sequence ATGAGCAAAACCAATCGAAGATCTGCTATTAAAGCCATGACGCTTGGAGCCGGAGCTTTGGGATTGAGTCCGTTTTCTACGTTACAGGCAGAAACTAAAACCATAGACTTAAATCCTAAGCGTTTAAAAAATAACATTAAGCATTCTGCATGCCGATGGTGTTACCAAAATATCCCTCTAGAAGAATTTGCTGAAAATGCTGCCAAAATTGGCTTAACGGGAATTGATCTTTTAAGACCAGAAGAATGGGATACGGTAGAGAAGTATGGATTAAAATGCTCGATGGCCACCGATACGTTTGCTGATATTGTAAACGGCTTTAATGAAACTAAAAATCATCAACATCTTCAGGAATCTTATAAGCCTTTAATCGAAAAGGCTGCTAAACGAGGGATCAAAAATGTGATTGTATTCTCTGGAAATCGAAGAGGAATGGACGATGAAACCGGATTTAAAAATTGTGTTACCGGCTTGAAACCACTTTTAGAATATGCTGAAGAACGCAATGTGAATTTAGTAATGGAGCTTTTAAATAGTAAAGTGAATCATCCCGATTATATGTGTGATCATACCGAATGGGGCGTAAAACTAGCAAAACGTACAGAAATGCCAAATTTTAAATTGCTCTATGATATTTACCACATGCAAATTATGGAAGGTGATGTTATCGCAACTATAAAAAAACATCATAAATACATCAATCATTATCATACCGGCGGAGTACCGGGAAGAAATGAAATTAATGATTCACAGGAATTATACTATCCGGCAATAGTTAAAGCGATTATAGAAACCGGTTTTGATGGGTATCTTGCTCAGGAATTTGTACCTACTTATGATGATAAACTGGCAGCTTTAAAAGAAGGAATTAAAATATGTGATGTATAA